In a single window of the Heliangelus exortis chromosome 1, bHelExo1.hap1, whole genome shotgun sequence genome:
- the TCEANC gene encoding transcription elongation factor A N-terminal and central domain-containing protein, with translation MSDQKNIVHRAHCIEKLLSENNFQEVEHHLKELEDVCMTVGYLQGTDVAKAVYLVLKNCPSVKVKKKAKQLLSRWKALYKHNCAQSMQIKKSDSVYVKEEIEHLSVVPREQSLSEGPCHQEALVATAPKILAPLQIVKNVVREVEDSVNQLSSLEEQQTDNEDSKALVHEASVQQDPMRALRCKCTDLLYKALTGSVKDEQETRRWLELAKEIEEHIFALHAKTDKKYKNCIRSKISNLKNPRSCHLKHNLFSGSLSPKAFAEMTVMEMASNELKELRALYTDSSIREHQLPQIINGTRTNKIKCRRCEKFDCSVTMIARGTLFLPGWVRNTNPDEQMLTYVICNHCGEQWYHSRWICF, from the coding sequence ATGTCTGACCAGAAAAATATTGTACACAGAGCCCATTGTATTGAGAAGCTACTGTCTGAGAACAATTTCCAAGAGGTTGAGCATCATCTTAAAGAGCTGGAAGATGTCTGCATGACTGTAGGATATCTTCAGGGGACGGATGTTGCCAAAGCTGTATACCTAGTACTCAAGAACTGCCCTTCAGtaaaggtgaaaaagaaagcaaagcagttaTTATCCAGGTGGAAAGCTCTTTACAAGCATAACTGTGCTCAGtcaatgcaaattaaaaagtcagACTCTGTGTATGTGAAAGAAGAAATTGAACACCTCAGTGTGGTTCCTAGAGAGCAGTCACTGTCTGAAGGACCATGTCATCAGGAGGCATTAGTTGCTACTGCTCCTAAAATTTTGGCCCCATTGCAAATTGTTAAAAATGTGGTACGTGAGGTAGAAGACAGCGTGAATCAGCTTTCTTCTTTGGAGGAACAACAGACTGATAATGAAGATTCTAAAGCTCTGGTTCATGAAGCAAGTGTACAGCAGGATCCGATGAGAGCTCTGAGGTGTAAATGCACAGATCTTCTTTATAAAGCTTTGACTGGTTCTGTGAAAGATGAACAAGAAACCCGTAGGTGGCTAGAGCTAGCTAAAGAAATTGAAGAACATATTTTTGCTCTTCATGCTAAAACTGACAAAAAGTATAAAAACTGTATCAGAAGTAAAATCTCTAACCTGAAGAACCCTAGAAGTTGTCACTTAAAACATaacctcttttcagggagtCTGAGTCCAAAGGCTTTTGCTGAGATGACAGTGATGGAAATGGCCAGCAACGAACTGAAAGAGCTCAGGGCTCTGTACACAGACTCATCTATTCGGGAACATCAGCTTCCACAAATTATTAATGGCACACGgacaaacaaaataaagtgTAGGCGATGTGAAAAATTTGACTGCAGTGTCACTATGATTGCCAGAGGAACTCTCTTTCTTCCAGGTTGGGTGCGAAACACGAATCCAGATGAACAAATGTTGACTTACGTTATTTGTAATCACTGTGGGGAACAGTGGTATCACAGCAGATGGATTTGTTTCTAA